The genomic stretch AAAGGCCGCAGAGGCAAATACACCGGAGGGCACAAGTACATTTTCCAAATGGCTCTTTCCATGCTCCGTGCAAAGACCGGCTACCTCTGGCAAAAACCGGAGTTTTCAGAATGCCTTGGCAAGCCGCTCCAAGCGGAAGCATGGCATGCGCTATGCGAGAAAAACCGGGCAACATTGCTTGATGTCTATAAGGAACTCGGCAAGGGGAATCACTTCAAAAAAGGCCGTGACCCTTTTCATGCCATCGCCTCTATTGTTGCCTTGCAGCACCCTATTGGAGCGCTGTTTGAGATGGTCGCCCGGATGGAGCGTAGTATTCCATCAACAAGCCAACCAAGCACCAACGCATTGCATGCGAGGAATATTCTTCTCGTGAAGATGCTCATTTGCAACCCCTTGCGGGTACAGCAATACGCAATGATGACTTGGTGCGCTGACAACACGGGCAACCTGTACACAGGACCGGACGGTGAATGGCGCATGCGTTTTGAGCCGGTTGATTTTAAAAACCACTATGGCGCGGCAAGCCAGCCGTATGACGTTGCACTGTCAGAGTGGTTACGGCCTGATATTGATGCCTACCTGAGTGTTTACCGCCCCTACTTCCGGGATGCCGCCGTAAGCAACAGCCTTTTTTTACCCCGTGGGGAAAAGAAAGGTCGGACGCGGGATTATCTTTCAGCGGCAGTTATTTCAAGCACCGTGCTTAAACTCACTCGGAAGTTTATCCCCGACTGCCCTGGATTCAGCGCTCACGCCTTCCGGCATATCATTGCAACGGAATACATCAAGAACAACCCCAATGGCTTTCAGGTTGCCGCCAATATCCTGCATGACAGGCTGGAAACCGTTATGCGGGCCTACGCCCATTTAAAAGTTGCGGACGGCTTCTCTTTCTGGACGGCCTACCTTGACCGCCAGATTGGCAGCTACCAGACTCAGGGGGCTGTCAATGAATAGACAACACGCTTTTGAACGTATGCGTGCTCCGGCTGACGAAGTGCTTGCCGTTCACGGTATACGCACGCGCAAGACAAAACGCGGTGCGGCAATTTGGTTCAACATGGAACGTTGCCCCGCATGCGGGCACAAAGGCTACCAGTGCGGCGTCTCTGAATCGATTGGTCGTAACGGGCGGCTTGTCCATGGCGTTCATTGCTTTCATCCTCAAGAGAACCCCTGGAATAAAGAAAACGTGCATTACGCTGATTTTCTGGCTCATCTGGGCGTCATCAGCGCGGATGAAGCCGAAGCGGTGAAGAATTTTGAAAAGTACGAGAAGCCCAAAGGCAAAAACCTTTTTAACATCAACTCCGGGATCAAGTTTCGTAATCGCCTTTTTAAAAATCGTGCGGCGCTTGCGTACCTGCATGGCCGTGGCCTTGATGACAAGACCATAGAGCGTTTCTTCCTGGGCTTGTCCGCGGAATGGAAGAACAAGGACACGGGAGAAAGACGGTCTGACGCTTTGCTCTGCCCCTTGCGTGGTCTGGAAGGAAGGCTTCTTAATCGCTATGTTTATTACAATATACCCGGCGTGAGCGTGAATCCTCTAAGCGATAACGGATGGATGAAAGGCGACGTGGCCACGTTCTATGCCGACGCCATAGCAGATCAAAGAACGCTCTTCATTTGTGAAGGCCTCAAGGACGTATGGCGGCACTGGCAAGAGCTTTCGCAGCATGACCGGACTTCAAACCTGCTGCTGGTCAGCAGTACACACGGCACGGCTTTTCCCAATGAATGGAAAGAGCCAGAATTCTGGCAACGATGGGATGTTGTCTATTGCGGACAAGACAACGATGAAGCCGGTCAGGATATGGTCCGGCGGATCGCGTTGCTGGCAGGCCGGGAAGTACGCCGCGCTCTTGTTCCAAAAACGTTCGGCAAAGATTGGACGGACTTTTGGCAACAGGGCGGAACTATTGAGGAGTTTGAAGAGATTCTGAATAATGCGCCTGTGATGTCTCAAGAAATCAGCAGCACAGAGGAGACGGGCCGAGTCTCTTTCGATCCTATCGACATCAATGGAGCCTTTCACAATGGGTATTTATACTACCCCGTGCAAACCCTCTACCGAGAAACGGAAAAACGTCTCGATCCTTCCGGAGCGGTCATTGAAGAGGTTGTTGAAAGCCTGGAAACCGTTGTTATTCGTTCAGACAGAACCGTTCATACGGCAGTCTCCTCTCGTCCTCGGAAGGGAGCCAGCAAGAATCAGGTCGTATGGCGTCTGACGGACGGCACACTGATTGAGACTCCGCCGAGGCCAAACACCTACGGCACCTGGTCATGGGGAGCCATTGACGACTATCTGAACAAACGGAATAAGACGCGCTCCTTGGGTAAGATGCTGCGAGCTATTTATAAGCACCTCTATGCAAACGTTTGGCTGCCATACCCGGAGGATTACGCCGTGTTGGCGCTGACGGTTCCCGTTACCTACGCGCAAGCCGCTTTTGACGCCGTGCCGTTGTTCATCGTCAATGGTCCTGCCGGTTCCGGCAAGTCTCAACTTGGCATTGCCATGTCGCAAGTCTGCGCGAACGGGTCGGTCATCGGTCAGACCAGTGCGGCCAGTATAGCCCGTTATATTGATGAAACCAGAGGCTTTGTGGTGCTTGACGACCTCGAATCTCTTGGAACGAAGGGAAACGGCGGTAAAGAAGCCAATTCCTTTTCCGAGTTGGCCCAAGCCTTGAAACTCTCCTACAACAAAAGCACCGGCATCAAGCTCTGGACGGACGTTAAAACCATGAAGACGGAGAAGCTCAACTTCTTTGGCGTCAAGTTCATCAACAACACGCAAGGCGTTGATGACATTCTGGGAAGTCGGATGCTTCATATTCAGACGCGCACTATGCCGCCCGAAGTCCGCGCCGAGTTTCATGAACGCCAAAGCCTTTCTGCCGCCAAACTTCGCGCTTTGCGTGATGAATTACACACCTGGGCTTTTGAGAATATCGGTCATGTTGTGAAGACATATGCGGACATGGTTCCGGGCAAAAGCGATCGGGCGGAGGAAATTACAGCCCCATTGAAAGTTATTGCCGCCATGGCCGGAGATGCTGAACTTGAAGCCGACTTCAAGACAGCCATTGCTATGCAACGCCGCAAGGTGATTCGCTCTGAAGATCCTGTCGAAGTGCTGTGGGAAGCCTTACGAAATTTGGTGATCCAGGGGTTTGCTTGGGTCATGCCGAATCATCTCGTTAATGAGATGAAGACCATGATTCCAAAGGTTTACGACCA from Desulfovibrio inopinatus DSM 10711 encodes the following:
- a CDS encoding site-specific integrase; this translates as KGRRGKYTGGHKYIFQMALSMLRAKTGYLWQKPEFSECLGKPLQAEAWHALCEKNRATLLDVYKELGKGNHFKKGRDPFHAIASIVALQHPIGALFEMVARMERSIPSTSQPSTNALHARNILLVKMLICNPLRVQQYAMMTWCADNTGNLYTGPDGEWRMRFEPVDFKNHYGAASQPYDVALSEWLRPDIDAYLSVYRPYFRDAAVSNSLFLPRGEKKGRTRDYLSAAVISSTVLKLTRKFIPDCPGFSAHAFRHIIATEYIKNNPNGFQVAANILHDRLETVMRAYAHLKVADGFSFWTAYLDRQIGSYQTQGAVNE
- a CDS encoding DUF3631 domain-containing protein; the protein is MNRQHAFERMRAPADEVLAVHGIRTRKTKRGAAIWFNMERCPACGHKGYQCGVSESIGRNGRLVHGVHCFHPQENPWNKENVHYADFLAHLGVISADEAEAVKNFEKYEKPKGKNLFNINSGIKFRNRLFKNRAALAYLHGRGLDDKTIERFFLGLSAEWKNKDTGERRSDALLCPLRGLEGRLLNRYVYYNIPGVSVNPLSDNGWMKGDVATFYADAIADQRTLFICEGLKDVWRHWQELSQHDRTSNLLLVSSTHGTAFPNEWKEPEFWQRWDVVYCGQDNDEAGQDMVRRIALLAGREVRRALVPKTFGKDWTDFWQQGGTIEEFEEILNNAPVMSQEISSTEETGRVSFDPIDINGAFHNGYLYYPVQTLYRETEKRLDPSGAVIEEVVESLETVVIRSDRTVHTAVSSRPRKGASKNQVVWRLTDGTLIETPPRPNTYGTWSWGAIDDYLNKRNKTRSLGKMLRAIYKHLYANVWLPYPEDYAVLALTVPVTYAQAAFDAVPLFIVNGPAGSGKSQLGIAMSQVCANGSVIGQTSAASIARYIDETRGFVVLDDLESLGTKGNGGKEANSFSELAQALKLSYNKSTGIKLWTDVKTMKTEKLNFFGVKFINNTQGVDDILGSRMLHIQTRTMPPEVRAEFHERQSLSAAKLRALRDELHTWAFENIGHVVKTYADMVPGKSDRAEEITAPLKVIAAMAGDAELEADFKTAIAMQRRKVIRSEDPVEVLWEALRNLVIQGFAWVMPNHLVNEMKTMIPKVYDQQSTTQIPEWHRASWIGRQLRVFDLVDPNIQGKRYRVRGGHLRAFPIHPRVLKEVREWAVEQDVEIKPTGSAAPESFCQDCATCVYCGAGCDMMHNDDARMTKTERLAAHMNHVRTSKKRII